Proteins encoded within one genomic window of Mycolicibacterium aubagnense:
- the glnX gene encoding protein kinase G-activating protein GlnX, producing MTVELAHPSTEPVASRSPGTPTHTRWWFMWTTPGRILLIGLMLASLVIGCAFATSTTIHARQQALTTVLDHTEPLAFAAGQLYTTLSVADAAAGTAFIAGSEPQDVRQRYEQAITDAAVAVTAASSGLTDERMVQVLGRINAELAVYTGLVETARTNNRAGNPVGSSYLSEASWLMQTQILPDAQRLYENTSARVNSETSGSSQVPAPVILVVAATLMFGFFSNRWLARHTRRRVNIGFVAGGMAVLIMIVWIGATLVISTTNTRHARNAAASLQTVTSMAITAQQARADETLSLIRRGDESVRKQSYYRRIDALQQQLADYMRRPDAIGTKDLTGADQLVRRWRAADDRINAYISTGNYQSATQVALGTSEDDSTPAFDKLDEALAKSIDESRKQLRSDILNGRQALSGATVGAAALSLAAAVAVALGLWPRLSEYR from the coding sequence ATGTGGACCACACCCGGCCGCATCCTGCTCATCGGATTGATGCTGGCCAGCCTGGTCATCGGGTGCGCGTTCGCCACGTCGACCACCATCCACGCCCGCCAGCAGGCCCTGACCACCGTGCTCGACCACACCGAGCCGCTGGCGTTCGCGGCCGGCCAGCTCTACACCACGCTGTCCGTCGCCGACGCCGCCGCAGGCACCGCCTTCATCGCCGGCTCCGAGCCCCAGGACGTACGGCAACGCTACGAGCAGGCGATCACCGACGCCGCGGTCGCGGTCACCGCGGCCTCCAGCGGGCTGACCGACGAACGCATGGTGCAGGTGCTCGGGCGCATCAACGCCGAACTGGCGGTTTACACCGGGCTGGTGGAAACCGCCCGAACCAACAATCGCGCGGGGAACCCGGTCGGTTCGTCGTACCTCTCCGAGGCGTCATGGCTGATGCAGACGCAGATCCTGCCCGACGCACAACGGCTCTACGAGAACACCTCGGCACGCGTGAATTCGGAAACCAGCGGCTCGTCGCAGGTACCCGCGCCGGTGATCCTGGTCGTCGCCGCGACGCTGATGTTCGGCTTCTTCTCGAACCGCTGGCTGGCCCGGCACACCCGCCGCCGCGTCAACATCGGTTTCGTGGCCGGGGGGATGGCAGTGCTGATCATGATCGTCTGGATCGGGGCCACGCTCGTCATCTCGACCACGAACACCCGACACGCCCGCAACGCGGCGGCCTCGCTGCAAACCGTGACCAGCATGGCCATCACGGCGCAGCAGGCCCGTGCGGACGAGACGCTGTCGCTGATCCGACGTGGCGACGAGAGCGTCCGCAAGCAGTCGTACTACCGCCGCATCGACGCCCTCCAGCAGCAGCTGGCGGACTACATGCGGCGCCCCGACGCGATCGGCACGAAGGACCTGACGGGCGCCGATCAGTTGGTCCGCCGCTGGCGCGCCGCCGACGACCGGATCAACGCCTACATCTCGACCGGCAACTACCAATCCGCGACGCAGGTGGCCCTGGGCACGAGCGAAGACGATTCGACGCCTGCCTTCGACAAGCTCGATGAGGCCCTCGCCAAGAGCATCGACGAAAGCCGCAAACAGCTCCGCAGCGATATCTTGAACGGGCGTCAGGCCTTGTCGGGAGCGACCGTCGGCGCGGCGGCGCTGAGCCTCGCCGCGGCGGTGGCAGTGGCGCTCGGGCTCTGGCCGAGGTTGAGTGAATACCGATGA
- a CDS encoding MBL fold metallo-hydrolase, translating to MVAALSAIAESLGVNVHFAQTDLVNWTLVSDDSGVILIDAGFPGQRDDVLRSLRDLGFEAGDVRAILLTHAHVDHLGAAIWFAKTHGTPVFCHGAEVGHAKREYLEQVSPTDLLTRAWNPRYLAWSATIVGKGALVREGIPTAQALTKDVAATLPGSPQLIPSPGHTGGHCSYVFGDVLVAGDAMITGHPVLTKGGPQLLPQMFNHDQAACERSLSALGLLDTQVLLPGHGPAWRGPVREAAELALQRS from the coding sequence ATGGTGGCAGCCCTGAGCGCGATCGCGGAGAGTCTCGGAGTCAATGTTCACTTCGCCCAGACCGACCTGGTGAACTGGACCCTGGTCAGCGATGACAGCGGGGTGATCCTGATCGACGCCGGCTTCCCGGGCCAGCGCGACGACGTCCTCCGTTCCCTGCGTGACCTGGGCTTCGAGGCCGGCGACGTGCGGGCGATTCTGCTCACGCACGCTCACGTCGACCACCTCGGTGCGGCGATCTGGTTCGCGAAAACCCATGGCACGCCGGTGTTCTGCCACGGCGCCGAAGTCGGCCATGCCAAACGCGAGTATCTGGAACAGGTTTCACCGACCGACCTGCTGACGCGGGCCTGGAACCCGCGGTACCTGGCCTGGTCGGCGACCATCGTCGGCAAGGGCGCGCTGGTGCGCGAGGGCATCCCCACCGCGCAGGCGCTCACCAAGGACGTCGCGGCCACACTGCCGGGCAGCCCGCAGCTGATCCCGAGCCCGGGACACACCGGCGGACACTGCTCCTACGTGTTCGGCGACGTGCTGGTGGCCGGCGACGCCATGATCACCGGGCACCCGGTACTCACCAAGGGCGGCCCTCAGCTGCTGCCGCAGATGTTCAACCACGACCAGGCGGCATGCGAACGGAGCCTGTCCGCGCTCGGCCTGCTGGACACCCAGGTGCTGCTGCCAGGCCACGGACCTGCGTGGCGCGGGCCGGTCCGGGAGGCCGCCGAGCTGGCACTTCAGCGGAGCTGA
- a CDS encoding cytochrome c oxidase assembly protein: MLLGIGALVWTRRRTPVTRSQLWCFGVATAVWAVSTLSALAVYAPALFWVRALQVLLLLYVVPFFFALSRPVATMRAAIGPSVQERVDAVLNSAPARLLLSPPVTSVLMLATPWLLYLTPWYVASMTGPLAAVTRLVLLGIGFAYFYARLQVDPVPRRYPPLLSIGISVAEGLGDGILGLVLWLGPVIAHDYYAGLHRDFGPSIRQDQTFGAGILWILGDVLGVPFILLLMRALGSDERRKAAEVDAELDAAAAATASPAARAASGADAEPEAEAPSSGLWWENDPQLRDRYR; the protein is encoded by the coding sequence ATGCTGCTCGGCATCGGCGCCCTGGTGTGGACCCGTCGGCGCACCCCGGTGACGCGGAGTCAGCTGTGGTGCTTCGGCGTCGCGACCGCGGTGTGGGCGGTATCGACGCTCAGCGCCCTCGCGGTGTACGCGCCGGCGCTGTTCTGGGTGCGCGCGCTACAAGTCTTGCTGTTGCTCTACGTCGTGCCCTTCTTCTTCGCGCTGAGCCGCCCGGTCGCGACGATGCGGGCCGCGATCGGTCCATCGGTGCAGGAGCGCGTCGACGCGGTGCTCAATTCCGCCCCGGCGCGACTGCTCCTGTCGCCTCCGGTGACCTCGGTGCTGATGCTGGCGACGCCGTGGCTGCTGTACCTGACACCGTGGTACGTCGCGTCGATGACGGGGCCGCTCGCCGCCGTGACCCGACTTGTGCTGCTGGGCATCGGCTTTGCCTACTTCTATGCCCGCTTGCAGGTCGACCCGGTGCCGCGGCGTTACCCGCCGCTGCTGTCCATCGGGATCAGCGTGGCCGAGGGCCTCGGCGACGGCATCCTCGGTCTGGTGCTGTGGCTCGGCCCGGTGATCGCCCACGACTACTACGCCGGACTGCACCGTGACTTCGGCCCGAGCATCCGCCAGGACCAGACGTTCGGCGCCGGGATCTTGTGGATTCTGGGTGACGTCCTGGGCGTGCCCTTCATCTTGCTCCTGATGCGGGCGTTGGGTTCTGACGAACGACGCAAGGCGGCGGAGGTCGATGCCGAACTGGACGCCGCGGCAGCCGCTACGGCGTCCCCTGCTGCGCGGGCCGCCTCCGGAGCCGACGCCGAACCGGAGGCCGAGGCGCCCTCCAGCGGCCTGTGGTGGGAAAACGATCCGCAGCTGCGTGACCGCTACCGGTGA
- a CDS encoding serine/threonine-protein kinase PknG produces MPESEATTGPVDAGPDSNPGTRAVETTWDSLATMRPMGTQAVFRPLFDDSTSIQVPVPPERDSAPTSLVTATTRVSPIRRLGGGLVEVPRVVDQDPLAALMTNPVVAEAKRFCWSCGKPVGRSKDGEPGQSEGSCPHCGAAYSFLPQLSPGTMVADQYEVKGCIAHGGLGWIYLALDTNVNNRPVVLKGLVHSGDAEAQAIAMAERQFLAEVTHPAIVKIFNFVEHADKHGDPVGYIVMEYVGGISLKQVKGAKLPVAQAIAYMLEILPALGYLHSIGLVYNDLKPENIMFTEEQLKLIDLGAVSRINSFGFLYGTPGYQAPEIVRTGPTIVTDIYTVGRTLAALTLNLKTDKGRYVDGLPEDDPILAQYDSFGRLLRRAIDPDPRRRFGSAEEMSGQLLGVLREVVAQDTGTPRPGLSSVFSPSRSTFGVNMLVAHTDVYIDGQVHTEKITAPEIVRALQVPLVDPADVGATVLSATVLSQPVQTLDSLRAAREGSLDSEGVDLSQSVELPLMEVRALLDLGDVAKANRKLENLADRIGWHWRLVWFRAVGELLSGDYAAATKDFTEVLNTLPGELAPKVALAATAELSGSEAERAFYQTVWNTDNGIISAGFGRARVQALAGDREAAVHTLDEVPATSRHFTTARLTSAVTLLSAPTTAEITERQIRDAARRVEALPETEPRVLQIRTLVLGTALDWLADHTASTNHILGFPFTEHGLRLGVEASLRGLARVAPTKAHRYALVDLANNVRPVSTF; encoded by the coding sequence ATGCCCGAGAGCGAAGCGACGACCGGCCCGGTGGACGCCGGTCCCGACAGCAACCCCGGCACCCGGGCTGTCGAGACGACGTGGGATTCGCTGGCCACGATGCGGCCGATGGGCACGCAAGCGGTGTTCCGGCCGCTGTTCGACGACTCCACCAGCATTCAGGTGCCCGTTCCGCCGGAACGGGATTCGGCCCCCACCAGTCTCGTCACCGCGACCACCCGGGTCTCCCCCATCCGCCGCCTGGGCGGTGGCCTGGTGGAGGTGCCGCGGGTGGTGGACCAGGATCCGCTCGCGGCGTTGATGACCAATCCCGTCGTGGCCGAAGCCAAACGGTTCTGCTGGTCCTGCGGCAAGCCGGTCGGCCGGTCCAAGGACGGCGAGCCCGGCCAGTCGGAAGGCTCGTGCCCGCATTGCGGGGCCGCGTATTCGTTTCTGCCGCAACTGAGTCCGGGCACCATGGTGGCCGATCAGTACGAGGTCAAAGGTTGCATCGCCCACGGTGGGCTGGGCTGGATCTACCTCGCGCTGGACACCAACGTCAACAATCGGCCGGTGGTGCTCAAAGGTCTGGTGCACTCCGGGGACGCCGAGGCGCAGGCGATCGCCATGGCCGAGCGGCAGTTCTTGGCCGAGGTCACGCATCCCGCGATCGTGAAGATCTTCAACTTCGTCGAGCACGCCGACAAGCACGGCGACCCGGTCGGCTACATCGTGATGGAGTACGTCGGCGGCATCTCGCTCAAGCAGGTGAAGGGTGCCAAACTGCCGGTGGCCCAAGCCATCGCCTACATGCTGGAGATCCTGCCGGCACTCGGTTACCTGCATTCGATCGGACTGGTCTACAACGACCTGAAGCCCGAGAACATCATGTTCACCGAGGAACAGCTCAAGCTCATCGACCTCGGCGCGGTGTCACGGATCAATTCGTTCGGATTCCTCTACGGGACGCCGGGTTACCAGGCGCCGGAGATCGTCCGGACCGGCCCGACCATCGTCACCGACATCTACACCGTCGGCCGCACGCTCGCGGCGCTGACCCTGAATCTGAAGACGGACAAGGGCCGCTACGTCGACGGGCTGCCGGAGGACGATCCGATTCTGGCCCAATACGATTCGTTCGGCCGGCTGCTGCGGCGCGCCATCGATCCGGACCCGCGCCGGCGGTTCGGCAGCGCCGAGGAGATGTCCGGGCAGCTGCTCGGCGTGCTGCGCGAGGTCGTCGCGCAGGACACCGGAACGCCGCGGCCCGGCCTGTCCTCGGTGTTCAGCCCGTCGCGGTCGACGTTCGGCGTCAACATGTTGGTGGCTCACACCGACGTGTACATCGACGGGCAGGTGCACACCGAGAAGATCACCGCACCAGAGATAGTCCGGGCCCTGCAGGTGCCGTTGGTCGACCCGGCCGACGTCGGCGCGACGGTGTTGTCGGCGACCGTGCTGAGCCAGCCGGTGCAGACCCTGGATTCGTTGCGCGCGGCCCGGGAGGGATCGCTCGATTCAGAAGGGGTGGATCTGTCGCAGTCGGTCGAGCTGCCGCTGATGGAAGTGCGCGCGCTACTCGACCTGGGCGATGTCGCCAAGGCCAACCGGAAGCTGGAGAACCTGGCCGACCGGATCGGCTGGCACTGGCGGCTGGTGTGGTTCCGCGCGGTCGGCGAACTACTGTCCGGTGACTACGCCGCGGCGACAAAGGATTTCACCGAGGTTCTCAACACCTTGCCGGGCGAACTGGCGCCCAAGGTGGCATTGGCGGCCACCGCCGAACTGTCCGGATCGGAGGCGGAACGGGCCTTCTATCAGACGGTGTGGAACACCGACAACGGCATCATCTCAGCCGGTTTCGGCCGGGCCCGGGTGCAGGCGCTGGCCGGCGACCGCGAAGCCGCGGTTCATACCCTCGACGAAGTTCCGGCCACCTCAAGACATTTCACCACGGCCCGACTGACCAGCGCCGTCACGCTGCTGTCGGCGCCCACCACCGCCGAGATCACCGAACGCCAAATCCGTGACGCCGCCCGCCGAGTGGAGGCGTTGCCGGAAACCGAACCGCGCGTGCTGCAGATCCGGACGCTGGTACTCGGCACCGCCCTGGACTGGCTGGCCGACCACACCGCCAGCACCAACCACATCCTGGGCTTCCCGTTCACCGAACACGGTCTACGCCTCGGTGTGGAGGCCTCCCTACGCGGGCTGGCCCGGGTGGCGCCCACGAAGGCGCACCGCTACGCGCTGGTGGACCTGGCCAACAACGTGCGGCCGGTCAGTACTTTCTAG
- a CDS encoding acetate kinase, producing MSGSVLVLNCGSSSVKYRLVQPASGESLADGVIERVDDYPRALQQVFDAVRAAGVSVDQIAAVGHRVVHGGRRFYRPTLIGDELVAELEKLAPLAPLHNPPGLMGINAARKLLPDVPHVAVFDTAFFHNLPAAAAEYAIDREVAAQWHIRRYGFHGTSHQYVSEQAAQFLGLPLESVNQIVLHLGNGASASAIAGGRPIDTSMGLTPMEGLVMGTRSGDVDPGIIMYLSRAAGMSIEDIDALLNRHSGVSGLGGATDFRELHTRMNGGDEAAQLAYDVYIHRLRKYIGGYLALLGGADVITFTAGVGENDAAVRRDALAGLLALGIEVDEERNLSTVRGARRISTDTSPVTVLVIPTNEELAIARACVEVCKVS from the coding sequence ATGAGCGGGTCCGTACTGGTACTCAACTGCGGCTCATCGTCGGTGAAATACCGATTGGTGCAACCGGCTTCGGGTGAGTCACTGGCCGACGGCGTGATCGAGCGGGTGGACGATTACCCGAGGGCGTTGCAGCAGGTGTTCGATGCGGTGCGGGCCGCCGGAGTGTCGGTCGACCAGATCGCGGCCGTCGGTCACCGCGTCGTGCATGGCGGCCGGCGGTTCTACCGGCCGACCCTGATCGGCGACGAGCTGGTCGCCGAACTCGAGAAACTGGCCCCGCTGGCGCCGCTACACAATCCGCCGGGGCTGATGGGCATCAATGCAGCCCGCAAACTCCTGCCCGACGTACCTCACGTCGCGGTGTTCGACACTGCCTTCTTCCATAACCTGCCCGCGGCCGCCGCCGAGTATGCGATCGACCGGGAGGTCGCCGCGCAGTGGCACATTCGCCGGTACGGCTTTCACGGCACGTCGCACCAGTACGTCAGCGAGCAGGCTGCCCAGTTCCTGGGCCTGCCCCTCGAATCGGTGAATCAGATTGTCCTGCATCTCGGTAACGGCGCATCGGCGTCGGCGATCGCCGGCGGCAGGCCCATCGACACCTCGATGGGCCTGACGCCCATGGAGGGTCTGGTGATGGGCACCCGCTCCGGCGACGTCGACCCCGGCATCATCATGTACCTGTCGCGCGCCGCCGGGATGTCGATCGAGGACATCGACGCCCTGCTGAACCGCCACTCGGGTGTATCGGGATTGGGTGGCGCCACCGATTTCCGCGAGCTGCACACGCGCATGAACGGCGGTGATGAAGCGGCCCAGCTGGCCTACGACGTCTACATCCACCGGCTGCGCAAGTACATCGGCGGCTACCTGGCGCTGTTGGGTGGGGCCGACGTCATCACCTTCACCGCCGGGGTGGGCGAGAACGACGCCGCGGTCCGCCGTGATGCGCTCGCCGGGCTGTTGGCTCTCGGGATCGAGGTCGACGAGGAGCGCAACCTGTCCACGGTGCGCGGAGCCCGGCGGATTTCCACGGATACCTCGCCGGTGACCGTGCTGGTGATCCCCACCAATGAAGAGCTGGCCATCGCGCGGGCCTGCGTCGAGGTCTGCAAGGTTTCCTGA
- a CDS encoding glutamate ABC transporter substrate-binding protein encodes MRSRLVPAMVAVLVAAGCGEAPPAAGPPNITIAPPTPAGMQVQTAVPDLGPEDKSDCTASLRPFPTPEAAAAAVTNIKDRGRLIVGLDIGSNLFAFRDPITGQITGFDVDIAGEVARDIFGTPSQVEYRILSDNDRISALQHNTVDIVVKTMSITCERRKLVNFSAEYFSAKQRILTTRDSDIRKPADLSGKRVCVVPATTSKARLQHITPPPILVEAVTWADCLVALQQRQADAVSTDDAILAGLVAQDPYLHIVGPNMAEEPYGIGINLNNTGLVRFVNGTLERIRRDGTWNTLYRKWLTVLGSTPNPPLPRYSD; translated from the coding sequence ATGCGTTCTCGGTTGGTCCCGGCGATGGTGGCGGTGCTGGTGGCCGCCGGCTGCGGCGAGGCCCCACCCGCGGCCGGACCGCCGAACATCACCATCGCGCCGCCCACCCCCGCCGGCATGCAGGTGCAGACCGCGGTGCCCGACCTGGGTCCCGAGGACAAGTCCGACTGCACCGCGAGCCTGCGGCCGTTCCCGACACCCGAGGCCGCGGCGGCAGCCGTCACCAACATCAAGGACCGGGGCCGGCTGATCGTCGGGCTCGACATCGGCAGCAACCTCTTTGCCTTCCGCGACCCGATCACGGGCCAGATCACCGGATTCGACGTCGACATCGCCGGTGAGGTGGCGCGCGACATCTTCGGCACCCCGTCACAGGTCGAGTACCGGATCTTGTCGGACAACGACCGGATCTCGGCGCTACAACACAACACCGTCGATATCGTGGTGAAGACCATGAGTATCACCTGCGAGCGCCGCAAGCTGGTGAACTTCTCGGCCGAGTACTTCTCCGCCAAACAGCGCATTCTGACCACCCGGGACTCCGACATCCGCAAGCCCGCGGACCTCTCGGGCAAGCGGGTGTGTGTCGTGCCGGCCACCACCTCGAAGGCGCGGCTGCAGCACATCACCCCGCCACCGATCCTCGTCGAGGCGGTCACCTGGGCGGACTGCCTGGTGGCGCTACAACAGCGGCAGGCCGACGCCGTGTCCACCGATGACGCCATCCTGGCCGGCCTGGTGGCGCAGGATCCGTACCTGCACATCGTCGGGCCCAACATGGCCGAGGAGCCGTACGGCATCGGCATCAACCTGAACAACACCGGGCTGGTCCGCTTCGTCAACGGAACGTTGGAGCGCATTCGCCGCGACGGGACGTGGAACACGTTGTACCGCAAGTGGCTGACCGTACTGGGCTCGACGCCGAACCCGCCGTTACCGAGGTACAGCGACTGA
- the pta gene encoding phosphate acetyltransferase: MPDATAIYIASPEGDTGKSTIALGLLHRLAATVARVGVFRPITRAGDGPDYILEMLLTHNTAGLEYDDCVGVTYQQLHEDTDAAIADIVDRYHRVADRCDAVVIVGSDYTDVASPTELSVNARIAVNLGAPVLLSVRGADRTPDEVAHVVELCLAELAVQHAHTAAVVANRCAPDELAAVAAALARFAPKSYVLPEEPLLSAPSVAELRDAVHGTVLSGDAELLSREVMGVMVAGMTAEHCLERLTDAMAVITPGDRSDVVLAIASAHAAENFPSISCLVLNGGLPLHPSIAKLVAGLGLRLPIVATDLGTYDTARAASLAKGRVTASSLRKIDTALTLMDKHVDVADLLARLAVPIPTVTTPQMFTHQLQDRARADRKRIVLPEGDDDRILRAAGRLLARSVADLTILGDEPTVRARAAELGLDLSAAVVLNPRTSELSDQFAAQYAELRKKKGVTLEQAREIIHDVSYFGTMLVHNNMVDGMVSGAAHTTAHTVRPAFEIIRTAPDISTVSSIFLMCLADRVLAYGDCAIVPDPTSEQLADIAISSAQTAAQFGIEPRVAMLSYSTGDSGTGADVDKVRAATELVRKRAPELLVEGPIQYDAAVEPSVAATKMPDSPVAGRATVLIFPDLNTGNNTYKAVQRSAGAIAIGPVLQGLNKPVNDLSRGALVEDIVNTVAITAIQAQGAK; this comes from the coding sequence GTGCCCGACGCAACCGCGATCTACATCGCCTCACCTGAAGGCGACACCGGCAAGTCGACCATCGCGCTAGGGCTGTTGCACCGGCTGGCGGCCACGGTCGCCAGGGTCGGGGTGTTCCGGCCGATAACGCGCGCCGGCGACGGTCCCGACTACATCCTCGAGATGCTGCTGACCCATAACACCGCGGGTCTGGAGTACGACGACTGCGTGGGTGTCACGTACCAGCAGCTGCACGAAGACACGGATGCGGCGATCGCCGACATCGTCGACCGGTACCACCGTGTCGCCGACAGGTGCGATGCCGTGGTGATCGTGGGCAGTGACTACACCGATGTCGCCTCGCCGACCGAACTGTCGGTGAACGCGCGCATCGCGGTGAATCTGGGTGCGCCGGTGCTGCTTTCGGTGCGGGGCGCGGACCGCACCCCCGACGAGGTCGCCCATGTCGTGGAGCTGTGTCTGGCGGAGCTGGCGGTCCAGCACGCGCACACCGCCGCAGTGGTGGCCAACCGGTGCGCGCCTGATGAATTGGCCGCGGTCGCTGCTGCTTTGGCGCGGTTCGCGCCGAAAAGCTATGTGCTGCCCGAGGAACCGTTGCTCTCGGCGCCGTCGGTGGCCGAGCTGCGCGACGCGGTGCACGGCACGGTGCTCAGCGGTGACGCCGAGCTGCTGAGCCGGGAAGTCATGGGTGTGATGGTCGCAGGTATGACGGCCGAGCACTGCCTCGAGCGTCTCACCGACGCCATGGCCGTCATCACCCCGGGGGACCGGTCGGACGTGGTGCTGGCGATCGCCAGCGCCCATGCGGCAGAAAACTTTCCGTCGATCTCGTGCCTGGTTCTCAACGGTGGCCTGCCGCTACACCCGTCGATCGCGAAGCTGGTCGCGGGCCTCGGGCTGCGGTTACCGATCGTGGCCACCGACTTGGGTACCTACGACACCGCCCGTGCCGCGTCGCTGGCCAAGGGCCGGGTGACGGCCTCCTCGCTTCGTAAGATCGACACCGCGCTGACCTTGATGGATAAGCATGTCGATGTCGCGGATCTGCTTGCCCGGCTTGCGGTTCCGATTCCCACGGTCACCACGCCGCAGATGTTCACCCATCAGCTCCAGGACCGGGCCCGGGCCGACCGGAAGCGCATCGTGTTGCCCGAAGGCGACGATGACCGGATTCTGCGCGCTGCGGGCCGGCTGCTCGCCCGCTCGGTTGCCGATCTCACCATTCTCGGTGACGAGCCGACGGTGCGGGCGCGGGCTGCCGAGCTGGGTCTGGATCTGTCGGCCGCCGTGGTGCTGAATCCACGCACCAGCGAGTTGTCCGACCAGTTCGCGGCGCAGTACGCCGAACTGCGCAAGAAGAAGGGCGTCACTCTCGAACAGGCCCGCGAGATCATCCACGACGTCTCGTACTTCGGCACCATGCTGGTGCACAACAACATGGTCGACGGCATGGTGTCCGGTGCCGCGCACACGACGGCGCACACCGTGCGGCCGGCGTTCGAGATCATCCGTACCGCGCCGGACATCTCGACGGTGTCGAGCATCTTCCTGATGTGCCTGGCGGATCGGGTGCTGGCCTACGGCGACTGCGCGATCGTGCCGGACCCGACGTCCGAGCAGCTCGCCGACATCGCGATCAGCTCGGCGCAGACCGCCGCGCAGTTCGGGATCGAGCCGCGCGTGGCCATGCTGTCCTACTCGACGGGCGATTCGGGGACGGGCGCCGACGTCGACAAGGTCAGGGCAGCAACGGAATTGGTCCGCAAGCGGGCGCCGGAGCTGCTGGTCGAAGGACCCATCCAATACGACGCGGCGGTGGAGCCGTCGGTGGCCGCGACCAAGATGCCGGATTCCCCGGTGGCCGGCCGTGCGACGGTGCTGATCTTCCCGGATCTGAACACCGGCAACAACACGTACAAGGCGGTGCAGCGCAGCGCGGGCGCCATCGCGATCGGCCCGGTGCTGCAGGGCCTGAACAAGCCCGTGAACGACTTGTCCCGCGGCGCGCTCGTCGAGGACATTGTCAACACCGTTGCCATCACGGCGATTCAGGCTCAAGGAGCGAAATGA
- the fgd gene encoding glucose-6-phosphate dehydrogenase (coenzyme-F420) produces the protein MAELRLGYKASAEQFAPRELVELAVAAEAAGMDSATVSDHFQPWRHTGGHAPFSLAWMTAVGERTERLILGTSVLTPTFRYNPAVIAQAFATMGCLYPDRIFLGIGTGEALNEIATGYEGEWPEFKERYARLRESVRLMRELWLGDRVDFEGEYYKTKGASIYDVPEGGIPIYIAAGGPQVAKYAGRAGDGFICTSGKGEELYKDKLIPAMREGAEAAGKNPDDVDRMIEIKISYDPDPELALENTRFWAPLSLTAEQKHSIDDPIEMEAAADALPIEQVAKRWIVASDPDEAVEKVKQYVDWGLNHLVFHDPRQDQRRFLELFKTDLEPRLRKLA, from the coding sequence ATGGCTGAACTCAGGCTCGGATACAAGGCGTCGGCGGAGCAGTTCGCCCCGCGGGAACTCGTCGAGCTGGCGGTGGCCGCCGAAGCGGCGGGTATGGACAGCGCCACCGTCAGTGATCATTTCCAGCCATGGCGCCATACCGGTGGCCATGCACCGTTTTCCCTGGCCTGGATGACCGCGGTGGGCGAGCGCACCGAGCGGCTGATCCTGGGCACCTCGGTGCTGACTCCGACGTTCCGCTACAACCCGGCGGTCATCGCGCAGGCGTTCGCGACCATGGGCTGCCTGTACCCGGATCGGATCTTCCTGGGCATCGGCACCGGGGAGGCGCTCAACGAGATCGCCACTGGTTATGAAGGCGAATGGCCCGAGTTCAAGGAGCGCTACGCCCGGCTGCGGGAGTCGGTGCGCCTGATGCGTGAGTTGTGGCTCGGTGACCGCGTCGACTTCGAAGGCGAGTACTACAAGACCAAGGGCGCCTCGATCTACGACGTCCCCGAGGGTGGCATCCCGATCTACATCGCCGCGGGTGGGCCGCAGGTGGCCAAGTACGCCGGCCGTGCCGGTGATGGTTTCATCTGCACTTCGGGCAAGGGCGAGGAGCTGTACAAGGACAAGCTGATCCCCGCCATGCGCGAGGGTGCCGAGGCGGCGGGTAAGAACCCCGACGACGTCGACCGGATGATCGAGATCAAGATCTCGTACGACCCGGATCCCGAACTGGCTCTGGAGAACACCCGGTTCTGGGCGCCGCTGTCGCTGACGGCCGAGCAGAAGCATTCGATCGACGACCCGATCGAGATGGAAGCGGCCGCCGACGCGCTGCCCATCGAGCAGGTCGCCAAGCGCTGGATCGTGGCTTCCGACCCGGACGAAGCCGTCGAGAAGGTCAAGCAGTACGTCGACTGGGGCCTGAACCACCTGGTGTTCCACGACCCGCGGCAGGACCAGCGCCGCTTCCTGGAGCTGTTCAAGACCGATCTTGAGCCTCGGCTGCGCAAGCTGGCCTGA